In Gymnogyps californianus isolate 813 chromosome 1, ASM1813914v2, whole genome shotgun sequence, the following are encoded in one genomic region:
- the HAO2 gene encoding 2-Hydroxyacid oxidase 2 isoform X1 — MAMVCLSDFEAYAKKYLPKIAWDFFAAGADDCSTRDENILAYKRIRFRPRMLRDVSMMDIRTKLLGTEISFPVGIAPTGFHQLAWPDGEKSTARVAEAMNTCYIVSTYSTCTLEEISAAAPGGLRWFQLYIHRNRAVSQQLVQRAEALGFQGLVLTADLPYTGKRRDDVRNGFRLPPHMKLKNLEGAFEVCKMSPLDPSVTWNDIYWLRSLTHLPIIIKGILTKEDAELAVRHGVQGIIVSNHGGRQLDGGPATIDALVEVAEAVQGRVEVYLDGGIRKGSDVLKALALGAKCVFIGRPALWGLAYKGEEGLQDVLRILQDEFRLSMALAGCASVSEIGRHLVQFSKL, encoded by the exons ATGGCTATGGTGTGTCTTTCAGACTTCGAAGCTTATGCTAAAAAGTATTTACCCAAGattgcttgggatttttttgcagctggagCAGATGACTGTAGCACCCGAGATGAAAACATCCTAGCATATAAAAG AATTCGTTTCCGGCCACGTATGCTGCGGGACGTATCCATGATGGACATCAGGACTAAGCTCCTGGGGACTGAAATCAGCTTTCCTGTAGGAATCGCCCCTACTGGCTTCCACCAGCTAGCATGGCCTGATGGAGAGAAAAGCACAGCCAGAG TGGCCGAAGCAATGAACACGTGTTACATTGTCAGCACGTACTCCACCTGCACGCTGGAGGAGATCTCTGCGGCCGCCCCCGGCGGCCTCCGGTGGTTCCAGCTCTACATCCACCGCAACAGGGCAGTTTCCCAGCAGCTGGTCCAACGGGCGGAGGCCTTGGGTTTCCAGGGCCTCGTCCTCACTGCGGATCTGCCCTACACGGGCAAAAGACGCGACGATGTCCGCAATGGTTTCCGCCTTCCTCCCCACATGAAACTGAAGAACTTGGAAGGAGCCTTTGAGGTTTGTAAAATGAGCCC CTTGGATCCTTCGGTCACCTGGAACGATATCTACTGGCTGCGGAGCCTGACCCACCTGCCCATCATCATCAAAGGCATCTTGACGAAAGAAGATGCAGAGCTAGCAGTGAGACATGGAGTTCAGGGAATTATTGTGTCCAATCATGGTGGAAGGCAACTGGATGGAGGACCTGCCACC ATTGATGCTCTGGTTGAGGTTGCGGAGGCAGTGCAAGGCAGAGTCGAAGTTTATTTAGATGGTGGAATACGAAAAGGAAGCGATGTATTAAAAGCACTGGCACTGGGAGCAAAATGCGTCTTTATTGGAAGACCAGCTTTATGGGGTCTGGCTTATAAG GGTGAAGAAGGCCTTCAAGACGTTTTGAGGATTTTGCAGGATGAGTTTCGCTTGTCAATGGCCTTAGCCG GCTGTGCCAGCGTCTCAGAGATCGGCCGACACCTAGTTCAGTTCTCAAAGCTGTGA
- the HAO2 gene encoding 2-Hydroxyacid oxidase 2 isoform X2, with the protein MAMVCLSDFEAYAKKYLPKIAWDFFAAGADDCSTRDENILAYKRIRFRPRMLRDVSMMDIRTKLLGTEISFPVGIAPTGFHQLAWPDGEKSTARVAEAMNTCYIVSTYSTCTLEEISAAAPGGLRWFQLYIHRNRAVSQQLVQRAEALGFQGLVLTADLPYTGKRRDDVRNGFRLPPHMKLKNLEGAFEIDALVEVAEAVQGRVEVYLDGGIRKGSDVLKALALGAKCVFIGRPALWGLAYKGEEGLQDVLRILQDEFRLSMALAGCASVSEIGRHLVQFSKL; encoded by the exons ATGGCTATGGTGTGTCTTTCAGACTTCGAAGCTTATGCTAAAAAGTATTTACCCAAGattgcttgggatttttttgcagctggagCAGATGACTGTAGCACCCGAGATGAAAACATCCTAGCATATAAAAG AATTCGTTTCCGGCCACGTATGCTGCGGGACGTATCCATGATGGACATCAGGACTAAGCTCCTGGGGACTGAAATCAGCTTTCCTGTAGGAATCGCCCCTACTGGCTTCCACCAGCTAGCATGGCCTGATGGAGAGAAAAGCACAGCCAGAG TGGCCGAAGCAATGAACACGTGTTACATTGTCAGCACGTACTCCACCTGCACGCTGGAGGAGATCTCTGCGGCCGCCCCCGGCGGCCTCCGGTGGTTCCAGCTCTACATCCACCGCAACAGGGCAGTTTCCCAGCAGCTGGTCCAACGGGCGGAGGCCTTGGGTTTCCAGGGCCTCGTCCTCACTGCGGATCTGCCCTACACGGGCAAAAGACGCGACGATGTCCGCAATGGTTTCCGCCTTCCTCCCCACATGAAACTGAAGAACTTGGAAGGAGCCTTTGAG ATTGATGCTCTGGTTGAGGTTGCGGAGGCAGTGCAAGGCAGAGTCGAAGTTTATTTAGATGGTGGAATACGAAAAGGAAGCGATGTATTAAAAGCACTGGCACTGGGAGCAAAATGCGTCTTTATTGGAAGACCAGCTTTATGGGGTCTGGCTTATAAG GGTGAAGAAGGCCTTCAAGACGTTTTGAGGATTTTGCAGGATGAGTTTCGCTTGTCAATGGCCTTAGCCG GCTGTGCCAGCGTCTCAGAGATCGGCCGACACCTAGTTCAGTTCTCAAAGCTGTGA